The Oncorhynchus kisutch isolate 150728-3 unplaced genomic scaffold, Okis_V2 scaffold866, whole genome shotgun sequence sequence GTCTAATCATCAATATCAGTAATGACTGTTTATCCCTACAGGCTAAATGGATTGTATTTATGTGGTGTTTCACTCGGGATCTAGATGGAATAGTATATTTGCCTTAcagcctttctctctgtctccaggtggcaCCTCCTGCAGTAGCACTAAGGCAGGAGAAGGATcagatgagggaggaagaggaggaggaagagtaggAGTGGCCAGTGCCTCTGGTTCTCCTGCTCTTATCCGTCTGCCAGCGGAGTTCTTCCACCCCGTGGCAGCAGCGGCCCTGCCGGCGCCCCCCAGGGCCAGAGTAGGGCGCCCCTCACGGGGCCTCAGACTCACCTCCCCGGCCTCCTGGTCCTCCCTGCGCTCCCAAGGAGCCCACAGCCGGGTGCTCTGCACGCAGGTAAGACCTGgcctactgtatgtactgtatgtactgtatgtaacagaTACCAACACACTGCATAATGTAATTCCTTTAGGGTCTAATGTTAGATTGAGAAATGTACACAAACCTCAGGCTTCCCTCTGATTGGCAAATGTATGTGTCCACCCCCTTGTTATCTTTAATGAGTGTCCGCCACACTGTTTGGTGCTGTTATGACCCTTTTGTGTTGTACCCCATACACTGCCACCAGAGCAACCAACAGACTGTACAGTACACATTGCACAGCCTACAGTGTAGTCAGTCAAACATTGACTCTAATGTTGTTATTTATTACAATATCTCACTCCACATCTCCACCCTGCCCCTCTCGCTCTGCCCTCAGTACCCGTCCCATAGTGACTCGTCTCTGGCCAAGGGGAGCTCCGATGGCAGCCTCCAGACCACCCTAGAGGAAGGACTCAGCTTCAGTGTTCCGCCCCCTCAAGACCTGgtgtcccccctccctcctctccccctgctctgcCCCCCGCTCCCTGAGGACCCCACCAGCTGCCCAGCAGGCCAGACTCTGAGACCGCGGCCCAGCCCCTCGTCAGGCCCTGCCCTCACCCTCCAGGCCACTCGGGGCCACCAGCGGAGCCAGAGCAGCGGCAGGGGTAGCATCAGCCCCGGCTACACCCGGGAAGACTCCATGGACCCCGTTCCATGTGACCTGGAGGACCTGGGCATCGGGATCAGTTTGTCTATCGGGGGGTGTGGCTCCAGCCAGGCGGGCAACAGCGAACACTTGTCGGAGACGCTAAGCAGTCTGTCGCTCACATCGTTGCTC is a genomic window containing:
- the LOC109880343 gene encoding voltage-dependent T-type calcium channel subunit alpha-1I: EERGSDSQGLEEAGGGGDSLTQAQTGGSRHCRAHSSVAEEGAPLLVEVGVHQRHKTPSHHSPGGTSCSSTKAGEGSDEGGRGGGRVGVASASGSPALIRLPAEFFHPVAAAALPAPPRARVGRPSRGLRLTSPASWSSLRSQGAHSRVLCTQYPSHSDSSLAKGSSDGSLQTTLEEGLSFSVPPPQDLVSPLPPLPLLCPPLPEDPTSCPAGQTLRPRPSPSSGPALTLQATRGHQRSQSSGRGSISPGYTREDSMDPVPCDLEDLGIGISLSIGGCGSSQAGNSEHLSETLSSLSLTSLLSPASLAPSGVKKCNSTGSLNQGARRGEGRQILGLELDHQGFLANPWGESGGGRGEEGQLGEAPDLKGKSSSQTTVGSCSKNR